The Miscanthus floridulus cultivar M001 chromosome 17, ASM1932011v1, whole genome shotgun sequence genome has a window encoding:
- the LOC136519086 gene encoding respiratory burst oxidase homolog protein A-like gives MRGGGAPGVGTPGRPRWGSGATTPRSLSTGSSPRGSDRSSDDGEELVEVTLDLLEDDNIVLRSVEPTAAAPPRRHPDPTPSSSAAPSRSRSPAMRRTSSHRLLQFSQELKATASRAKQFSQDLTKRFTRTQSRANLAAAGEPPPPAAAAAPSSGIDAALEARAQRRRRAQLDRTKSGAQRAIRGLRFISGGNKASNAWIEVQANFDRLARDGYLSRADFPKCIGMTESQEFAMELFDTLSRRRQMQVDKINKDELREIWQQITDNSFDSRLQIFFDMVDKNADGHITEAEVKEIIMLSASANKLSRLKEQAEEYAALIMEELDPEGLGYIELWQLETLLLQKDTYVNYSQALSYTSQALSQNLAGLRKRSPIRKISSTLNYYLEDNWKRLWVLAVWIGVMAGLFIWKFIQYRNRYVFDVMGYCVTTAKGAAETLKLNMALILLPVCRNTITWLRNTKAARALPFDDNINFHKTIAAAIVVGVVLHAGSHLVCDFPRLISSSEMKYAPLRKYFGENKPTYLALVKGVEGISGVIMVVCMLIAFTLATRWFRRSLVKLPRPFDKLTGFNAFWYSHHLFIIVYIALVIHGECLYLIHDWYKKTTWMYLAVPVGLYVGERTLRFFRSGSYSVRLLKVAIYPGNVLTLQMSKPPTFRYKSGQYMFVQCPAVSPFEWHPFSITSAPGDDYLSIHVRQLGDWTRELKRVFSAACEPPVGGKSGLLRADETTKKALPKLLIDGPYGSPAQDYSKYDVLLLVGLGIGATPFISILKDLLNNIIKMEEEEEASSDLYPPIGRSKAHVDLDTLMRITSKPKRVLKTTNAYFYWVTREQGSFDWFKGVMNEIAELDQRNIIEMHNYLTSVYEEGDARSALITMLQALNHAKNGVDIVSGTKVRTHFARPNFKKVLSKIATKHPYAKIGVFYCGAPVLAQELSKLCYEFNGKSTTKFEFHKEHF, from the exons GACGACGGGGAGGAGCTGGTCGAGGTCACGCTGGACCTCCTCGAGGACGACAACATTGTGCTGCGGAGCGTCGAGCCGACGGCGGCGGCTCCGCCCCGCCGCCACCCGGACCCGACCCCGTCGTCGTCCGCGGCGCCGTCGCGGTCGCGCTCGCCCGCGATGCGCCGGACCTCCTCGCACCGCCTACTGCAGTTCTCGCAGGAGCTCAAGGCCACCGCCAGCCGCGCCAAGCAGTTCTCGCAGGACCTCACCAAGCGCTTCACGCGCACCCAGAGCCGCGCCAACCTCGCGGCGGCgggggagccgccgccgccggccgccgccgcggcgccgtcCTCGGGCATCGACGCCGCGCTCGAGGCCCGCgcacagcgccgccgccgcgcgcagcTCGACCGCACCAAGTCCGGCGCGCAGCGCGCGAtccgcggcctccgcttcatcagcGGCGGCAACAAGGCCAGCAACGCCTGGATCGAGGTCCAGGCCAACTTCGACCGCCTCGCGCGCGACGGCTACCTCTCCCGCGCCGACTTCCCCAAATGCATAG GGATGACGGAGTCGCAGGAGTTCGCGATGGAGCTTTTCGACACGCTGAGCCGCCGCCGGCAGATGCAGGTGgataagatcaacaaggatgAGCTGCGCGAGATCTGGCAGCAGATCACCGACAACAGCTTCGACTCGCGCCTCCAGATTTTCTTTGACAT GGTGGATAAGAACGCAGATGGCCATATCACGGAGGCCGAGGTGAAAGAG ATCATTATGCTGAGTGCTTCTGCTAATAAATTGTCGAGGCTTAAGGAGCAAGCTGAGGAGTATGCAGCCTTGATCATGGAGGAACTTGATCCTGAAGGGCTTGGCTACATTGAG CTTTGGCAATTGGAGACACTGCTACTGCAAAAGGATACCTATGTGAACTACAGCCAGGCCTTGAGCTACACAAGCCAGGCACTAAGTCAGAACCTTGCTGGTCTAAGGAAAAGAAGTCCGATCCGAAAAATTAGCAGCACATTGAACTACTATCTGGAGGACAACTGGAAACGTCTCTGGGTGCTTGCAGTGTGGATTGGAGTAATGGCTGGGTTGTTCATTTGGAAGTTCATTCAGTACCGTAACCGTTATGTCTTTGATGTGATGGGCTACTGTGTCACAACTGCGAAAGGTGCTGCAGAGACTCTCAAACTGAACATGGCACTTATTCTCTTGCCTGTATGTCGCAACACTATCACCTGGCTGCGGAATACAAAAGCTGCACGAGCATTGCCGTTCGATGACAACATAAACTTTCACAAG ACTATTGCAGCAGCAATTGTGGTTGGTGTTGTTCTTCATGCAGGGAGCCACCTTGTATGTGATTTTCCACGGCTCATTAGTTCATCAGAGATGAAGTATGCTCCGCTGCGCAAATACTTTGGGGAAAATAAACCAACATATCTAGCTCTGGTAAAAGGAGTGGAGGGCATATCAGGGGTAATCATGGTTGTGTGTATGCTTATCGCTTTTACTCTAGCAACAAGGTGGTTCCGCCGTAGCCTGGTGAAGCTTCCAAGGCCATTTGACAAACTAACTGGCTTCAATGCATTCTGGTACTCCCATCATTTGTTCATCATTGTGTACATAGCACTTGTTATTCATGGAGAGTGTCTATACCTTATCCACGACTGGTACAAAAAGACG ACATGGATGTATCTTGCTGTTCCTGTTGGTCTGTATGTAGGGGAGAGGACTCTGAGGTTTTTCAGATCGGGCAGTTACTCTGTCCGGTTATTGAAG GTGGCTATATATCCTGGTAATGTTTTGACATTGCAGATGTCTAAACCTCCCACATTCCGTTACAAGAGCGGGCAGTATATGTTTGTTCAATGCCCTGCAGTTTCACCTTTTGAATG GCATCCTTTCTCAATTACTTCAGCACCTGGGGATGACTATTTAAGCATTCATGTTCGACAACTTGGTGACTGGACACGGGAGCTCAAGCGGGTATTCTCAGCGGCTTGTGAGCCACCGGTGGGTGGGAAAAGTGGCCTTCTTCGAGCAGACGAGACAACTAAGAAAGC GTTACCAAAACTTTTGATTGATGGACCATACGGTTCTCCTGCACAGGACTACAGCAAGTATGATGTTTTACTACTTGTTGGATTAGGAATTGGTGCCACACCTTTTATTAGCATACTGAAAGACCTGCTCAATAACATCATCAAAATGGAGGAAGAGGAA GAAGCTTCAAGCGATCTTTACCCACCAATTGGTCGCAGCAAGGCACATGTTGATCTTGACACCCTTATGAGGATTACCTCAAAACCAAAGAGGGTACTGAAGACAACAAATGCTTACTTTTATTGGGTGACACGTGAACAAGGGTCTTTTGATTGGTTTAAAGGGGTCATGAATGAAATTGCTGAACTAGATCAGAGG AATATCATTGAGATGCACAACTATCTCACAAGTGTTTATGAGGAAGGGGATGCCCGGTCAGCACTCATTACGATGCTACAAGCTCTCAACCATGCCAAGAATGGCGTTGATATAGTTTCTGGAACTAAA GTGCGGACACATTTTGCAAGACCAAATTTTAAGAAGGTCCTATCTAAGATAGCTACCAAACATCCATATGCTAAGATAG GAGTGTTCTACTGTGGGGCTCCAGTTCTAGCACAGGAACTAAGCAAACTCTGTTATGAATTCAATGGCAAGTCTACAACAAAATTCGAATTCCACAAGGAACATTTCTGA